In one Capricornis sumatraensis isolate serow.1 chromosome 1, serow.2, whole genome shotgun sequence genomic region, the following are encoded:
- the CRYAA gene encoding alpha-crystallin A chain — MDIAIQHPWFKRTLGPFYPSRLFDQFFGEGLFEYDLLPFLSSTISPYYRQSLFRTVLDSGISEVRSDRDKFVIFLDVKHFSPEDLTVKVQEDFVEIHGKHNERQDDHGYISREFHRRYRLPSNVDQSALSCSLSADGMLTFSGPKVPSGVDAGHSERAIPVSREEKPSSAPSS; from the exons ATGGATATCGCCATTCAGCACCCCTGGTTCAAACGCACCCTGGGCCCCTTCTACCCCAGCCGGCTGTTCGACCAGTTCTTCGGCGAGGGCCTCTTCGAGTACGACCTGCTGCCcttcctgtcctccaccatcaGCCCCTATTACCGCCAGTCCCTCTTCCGCACCGTGCTGGACTCCGGCATCTCTGAG GTCCGATCCGACCGGGACAAGTTTGTCATCTTCCTGGATGTGAAGCACTTCTCTCCCGAAGACCTGACGGTGAAGGTGCAGGAGGACTTCGTGGAGATCCATGGCAAGCACAACGAGCGGCAG GATGACCATGGCTACATCTCCCGCGAGTTCCACCGCCGCTACCGCCTGCCTTCCAACGTGGACCAGTCTGCACTCTCCTGCTCCCTGTCCGCGGACGGCATGCTGACCTTCTCTGGCCCCAAGGTCCCATCTGGCGTGGACGCCGGCCACAGCGAGCGGGCCATCCCCGTGTCCCGGGAGGAGAAGCCCAGCTCTGCGCCCTCATCCTAA